The following coding sequences lie in one Apium graveolens cultivar Ventura chromosome 1, ASM990537v1, whole genome shotgun sequence genomic window:
- the LOC141674286 gene encoding uncharacterized protein LOC141674286 isoform X1, translated as MGDHFVLIVNRLLTESTLEAAVESSKVTKQLVAAENNDTVVNCASHLNSETDLSRRKMAECRICQDEDLESLLEAPCLCRGSLKYAHRRCVQRWCRVKGNTTCEICNQQFRPNYTAPPPVFQFGRIPMNLRWAIGRLNLLDSHSIAMVPADRNFLDPMDDEYAGSASRSLMRYLSVAAIFMVLLMLRHTLPLLISGSDNYSFPLLLFFLLRTSGIILPAYIILKTVGAIRHRC; from the exons ATGGGAGATCACTTTGTGTTGATAGTTAATCGGTTGCTTACTGAATCCACCTTGGAGGCTGCCGTTGAAAGCAGCAAAGTAACGAAACAGTTGGTGGCCGCAGAAAACAATGACACGGTCGTTAACTGCGCATCCCACCTGAACTCTGAAACTGATTTGTCTCGTAGGAAAATGGCTGAATGTAGGATATGTCAGGACGAAGATTTGGAATCGCTGTTGGAGGCACCTTGCTTATGCCGCGGCAGTTTAAAG TACGCTCATCGCAGATGTGTACAGAGGTGGTGCAGAGTGAAGGGTAACACTACGTGTGAGATATGCAACCAG CAATTTAGGCCGAATTATACAGCTCCTCCGCCTGTGTTTCAATTTGGGCGTATACCAATGAACTTGAGGTG GGCAATCGGCAGACTTAACCTACTTGACTCTCACTCGATAGCAATGGTTCCGGCTGATCGTAATTTTCTGGATCCTATGGATGATGAATACGCAGGTTCTGCTTCAAGAAGCTTAATGCGCTATCTTTCAGTAGCTGCAATT TTCATGGTTCTACTGATGTTAAGGCATACTCTTCCCCTCCTTATTAGTGGATCGGATAATTATTCTTTCCCGTTGCTCCTG TTTTTTCTGCTACGCACTTCAGGAATCATTCTCCCGGCCTATATTATACTTAAAACAGTTGGCGCCATACGCCATCGCTGCTAA
- the LOC141674286 gene encoding uncharacterized protein LOC141674286 isoform X2 codes for MGDHFVLIVNRLLTESTLEAAVESSKVTKQLVAAENNDTVVNCASHLNSETDLSRRKMAECRICQDEDLESLLEAPCLCRGSLKYAHRRCVQRWCRVKGNTTCEICNQQFRPNYTAPPPVFQFGRIPMNLRAIGRLNLLDSHSIAMVPADRNFLDPMDDEYAGSASRSLMRYLSVAAIFMVLLMLRHTLPLLISGSDNYSFPLLLFFLLRTSGIILPAYIILKTVGAIRHRC; via the exons ATGGGAGATCACTTTGTGTTGATAGTTAATCGGTTGCTTACTGAATCCACCTTGGAGGCTGCCGTTGAAAGCAGCAAAGTAACGAAACAGTTGGTGGCCGCAGAAAACAATGACACGGTCGTTAACTGCGCATCCCACCTGAACTCTGAAACTGATTTGTCTCGTAGGAAAATGGCTGAATGTAGGATATGTCAGGACGAAGATTTGGAATCGCTGTTGGAGGCACCTTGCTTATGCCGCGGCAGTTTAAAG TACGCTCATCGCAGATGTGTACAGAGGTGGTGCAGAGTGAAGGGTAACACTACGTGTGAGATATGCAACCAG CAATTTAGGCCGAATTATACAGCTCCTCCGCCTGTGTTTCAATTTGGGCGTATACCAATGAACTTGAG GGCAATCGGCAGACTTAACCTACTTGACTCTCACTCGATAGCAATGGTTCCGGCTGATCGTAATTTTCTGGATCCTATGGATGATGAATACGCAGGTTCTGCTTCAAGAAGCTTAATGCGCTATCTTTCAGTAGCTGCAATT TTCATGGTTCTACTGATGTTAAGGCATACTCTTCCCCTCCTTATTAGTGGATCGGATAATTATTCTTTCCCGTTGCTCCTG TTTTTTCTGCTACGCACTTCAGGAATCATTCTCCCGGCCTATATTATACTTAAAACAGTTGGCGCCATACGCCATCGCTGCTAA
- the LOC141674280 gene encoding sulfhydryl oxidase 2-like, whose protein sequence is MYINRSYSMYKLLILVILLLISCLKASSSTSLRSRSLLRAINTHKLHQIDYAVDLNSSNFDSVLKDTLATFSVVEFFAHWCPACRNYKPQYEKVAKLFNGANAVHPGLILMARVDCAETINNNLCDKFSVDHYPLLLWGPPSQFVSGSWGPKQENSKIISIDDGRTADRLLKWINNQMGSSYSLDDERYENELVQSNSDPAQIARAVYDIEEATSMAFDLILKHKMIKSETRASFIEFFQLIVAHHPSRRCRKGSADILVNFDDVCPSDILSGKKQECMTTNGTSTLSNFHICGNEVPRGYYMFCRGSNNETRGFSCGLWVLLHSLSVRIEDGESQMAFTATCKFIHNFFICEECRQHFYEMCSSVSSPFNRTRDYALWLWTAHNNVNSRLLKEEASQGTGDPKFPKMIWPPKQLCPSCYLAQSHKSDVNNQNDWDQNEVFKFLASYYGNTLVTLYKDKELLGDAGSKKEVIDDTATSAHALVPLGAALAIALASCAFGALACFWRSKQKNRKQRRSWS, encoded by the exons ATGTATATAAACCGATCTTATTCGATGTATAAGTTACTTATTCTTGTGATTCTGTTACTTATAAGTTGCTTAAAAGCTTCGTCTTCAACTTCACTTAGATCTCGATCACTTCTTCGAGCTATCAACACTCATAAATTACATCAAATTGATTACGCCGTTGATTTGAATTCATCTAATTTCGATTCTGTTTTGAAAGATACGCTTGCTACCTTCTCCGTTGTCGAATTCTTTGCTCACTG GTGTCCAGCTTGCAGGAACTATAAA CCCCAATATGAAAAAGTTGCCAAGCTTTTTAATGGAGCGAATGCAGTTCATCCGGGGCTAATTTTGATGGCCAGGGTTGATTGTGCAGAAACG ATAAATAATAATCTTTGCGATAAATTCTCTGTTGATCATTACCCTCTGCTTCTATGGGGACCACCTTCTCAATTTGTCTCTGGCAGTTGGGGACCAAAGCAGGAGAATAGTAAAATAATTTCCATTGATGATGGAAGGACGGCTGATAGATTGCTGAAATGGATCAATAACCAAATGGGCAG CTCATACAGCTTAGATGATGAGAGATATGAAAATGAGCTTGTTCAATCAAACTCAGATCCTGCACAG ATTGCACGTGCTGTATACGATATTGAGGAAGCAACATCAATGGCATTTGACTTGATCTTAAAACATAAG ATGATAAAATCTGAGACACGCGCGTCTTTTATAGAATTTTTCCAACTTATTGTGGCGCATCACCCTTCTAGGAG GTGCCGGAAAGGAAGCGCGGATATACTAGTAAACTTCGATGATGTGTGCCCGTCAGATATCTTGTCAGGCAAAAAACAAGAATGTATGACTACTAATGGAACGAGTACCTTGAGTAATTTTCATATTTGTGGCAACGAAGTTCCTCGTGGATATTAT ATGTTTTGTCGTGGTAGCAATAACGAAACGAGAGGCTTTAG TTGCGGATTGTGGGTTCTACTACATTCACTTTCTGTGAGAATTGAAGATGGAGAGAGCCAGATGGCATTTACAGCTACATGCAAGTTTATTCACAATTTCTTCATCTGCGAGGAGTGTCGCCAACATTTCTATGAAATGTGCTCAAG TGTCTCTAGTCCTTTCAACAGAACCCGAGATTATGCCCTCTGGTTGTGGACTGCGCATAACAATGTTAACAGTAGGCTATTGAAAGAAGAAGCCTCTCAAGGAACCGGTGATCCTAAATTCCCAAAGATGATTTGGCCTCCAAAACAACTTTGCCCTTCTTGCTATCTTGCTCAGAGCCACAAGAGTGATGTAAACAATCAAAATGATTGGGACCAGAATGAGGTTTTTAAATTTTTGGCTAGCTATTACGGGAATACACTCGTGACTCTGTACAAAGACAAGGAGCTTCTTGGTGATGCTGGAAGCAAAAAGGAAGTTATTGATGATACAGCAACTTCAGCGCATGCACTTGTTCCTTTGGGTGCCGCGCTTGCGATTGCTTTAGCAAGTTGTGCATTTGGAGCACTAGCCTGCTTCTGGCGTTCAAAACAGAAGAATCGGAA GCAAAGGAGAAGCTGGAGTTGA
- the LOC141674269 gene encoding uncharacterized protein LOC141674269 isoform X1 translates to MVVKMKKIRPFFINHLVLFWVLFLASLSSISAVSSQNDQESGKIVTGDANFGRWRNGILSAGAEAPGPGTEATKSTIVLAEKRTNRPDILSNFRHYRGGWDIANKHYWASVGYTGAAGFILAVIWFAFFSVALVVHHCSGLFIKITSNDTWWSRRICLIMIIVFTVAAIIGCILLLVGQDEFHGEALSTLNYVVSQSDYTVQILRNVTGFLSLAKTVNVAQIVLPSDVKDDIDKLNTDLNTASETLGEKTNENARKIKRVFDGVRSVLITVAAVMLLVSILGLLLSLLGRRHAIHIFVVSGWLLVTVTFILCGIFVIIDNAISDTCLAMGDWVDHPHAESALSNILPCVDQRTTNKTLIKSKQVVNNLADIVNGFIDTFANPDPPRQDNPYYFNQSGPPVPHLCYPYDSNQLQDRRCAPQEVSMANASLVWQNYTCVVSGSGLCSSVGRLTPDMYAQLVGTVNISYGLAHYAPLMLNLQNCDFVRATFRSITTDYCSPLENHLQTINAGLAMISTGVLLSLVLWIIYSNRPRREEIFGSFSFGIRGRCGNKSCKDVNKDDVASRTSNGRNEV, encoded by the exons ATGGtggtgaagatgaagaagattaGGCCCTTCTTTATCAATCATTTGGTTCTGTTTTGGGTTCTTTTTTTAGCTTCACTAAGCTCCATTTCAGCAGTTTCTTCGCAAAATGATCAAGAATCAGGCAAGATTGTTACAG GAGATGCTAATTTTGGGAGGTGGAGGAATGGAATCTTAAGTGCAGGTGCAGAGGCCCCGGGGCCAGGGACTGAGGCAACCAAAAGCACTATTGTCTTGGCAGAAAAAAGGACCAATAGGCCCGACATACTTTCTAACTTTAGACATTATCGAGGTGGATGGGACATTGCGAACAAGCATTACTGGGCT TCTGTTGGATATACAGGTGCTGCTGGCTTCATTCTTGCTGTTATATGGTTTGCCTTCTTTAGTGTTGCACTAGTGGTACATCATTGCTCTGGGCTGTTTATAAAAATAACAAGCAATGATACATGGTGGTCACGAAGAATATGCTTGATAATGATCATTGTCTTCACAGTTGCTGCAAT AATCGGATGCATCCTCCTTTTGGTTGGACAGGATGAATTTCATGGTGAAGCACTAAGTACTTTGAATTATGTTGTGAGCCAGTCAGACTACACCGTGCAGATACTAAGAAATGTTACAGGGTTTCTATCACTTGCAAAGACAGTAAATGTAGCCCAGATAGTCCTTCCTTCAGATGTGAAAGATGACATCGATAAATTGAACACAGATCTAAATACAGCATCAGAAACACTCGGGGAGAAAACAAATGAAAATGCACGAAAAATAAAAAGAGTCTTTGATGGCGT GCGATCAGTGTTGATAACTGTTGCTGCTGTGATGCTTCTTGTATCTATTCTGGGTCTGC TACTATCGCTTCTTGGTCGTCGACATGCAATTCACAT ATTTGTTGTGAGCGGATGGTTACTTGTCACAGTTACATTCATACTTTGCGGAATATTTGTGATAATTGACAA TGCAATTTCTGATACCTGCCTGGCCATGGGAGATTGGGTTGATCATCCTCACGCAGAAAGTGCTCTTAGTAACATCCTTCCTTGTGTTGACCAGAGAACTACAAACAAGACACTGATCAAAAGCAAGCAAGTTGTCAATAATCTTGCTGATATTGTAAATGGATTTATAGACACCTTTGCTAATCCGGATCCACCTCGTCAAGACAACCCCTATTATTTTAACCAATCGGGGCCCCCGGTGCCACATTTGTGTTATCCATATGATTCCAATCAGCTTCAAGATCGCCGATGTGCACCTCAAGAGGTTTCAATGGCAAATGCTTCTTTG GTTTGGCAGAATTACACCTGCGTGGTGTCAGGATCTGGACTCTGCAGCAGTGTTGGGAGGTTAACTCCTGATATGTATGCCCAATTGGTTGGAACAGTCAACATAAGCTATGGCCTTGCACACTATGCACCGTTAATGCTTAATCTACAAAACTGCGATTTTGTGCGAGCTACATTCCGATCCATCACCACAGATTATTGCTCTCCATTGGAGAACCATCTCCAAACTATAAATGCAGGTCTGGCCATGATCTCCACAGGCGTCTTGCTCAGTCTTGTGCTTTGGATAATATACTCAAATCGCCCCAGGAGGGAGGAAATATTCGGGAGCTTTTCTTTTGGAATTAGAGGTAGATGTGGTAATAAAAGCTGTAAAGACGTCAACAAAGATGATGTTGCATCAAGAACTAGCAACGGAAGGAATGAAGTATAG
- the LOC141674269 gene encoding uncharacterized protein LOC141674269 isoform X2: protein MGHCEQALLGCAAGFILAVIWFAFFSVALVVHHCSGLFIKITSNDTWWSRRICLIMIIVFTVAAIIGCILLLVGQDEFHGEALSTLNYVVSQSDYTVQILRNVTGFLSLAKTVNVAQIVLPSDVKDDIDKLNTDLNTASETLGEKTNENARKIKRVFDGVRSVLITVAAVMLLVSILGLLLSLLGRRHAIHIFVVSGWLLVTVTFILCGIFVIIDNAISDTCLAMGDWVDHPHAESALSNILPCVDQRTTNKTLIKSKQVVNNLADIVNGFIDTFANPDPPRQDNPYYFNQSGPPVPHLCYPYDSNQLQDRRCAPQEVSMANASLVWQNYTCVVSGSGLCSSVGRLTPDMYAQLVGTVNISYGLAHYAPLMLNLQNCDFVRATFRSITTDYCSPLENHLQTINAGLAMISTGVLLSLVLWIIYSNRPRREEIFGSFSFGIRGRCGNKSCKDVNKDDVASRTSNGRNEV, encoded by the exons ATGGGACATTGCGAACAAGCATTACTGGGCT GTGCTGCTGGCTTCATTCTTGCTGTTATATGGTTTGCCTTCTTTAGTGTTGCACTAGTGGTACATCATTGCTCTGGGCTGTTTATAAAAATAACAAGCAATGATACATGGTGGTCACGAAGAATATGCTTGATAATGATCATTGTCTTCACAGTTGCTGCAAT AATCGGATGCATCCTCCTTTTGGTTGGACAGGATGAATTTCATGGTGAAGCACTAAGTACTTTGAATTATGTTGTGAGCCAGTCAGACTACACCGTGCAGATACTAAGAAATGTTACAGGGTTTCTATCACTTGCAAAGACAGTAAATGTAGCCCAGATAGTCCTTCCTTCAGATGTGAAAGATGACATCGATAAATTGAACACAGATCTAAATACAGCATCAGAAACACTCGGGGAGAAAACAAATGAAAATGCACGAAAAATAAAAAGAGTCTTTGATGGCGT GCGATCAGTGTTGATAACTGTTGCTGCTGTGATGCTTCTTGTATCTATTCTGGGTCTGC TACTATCGCTTCTTGGTCGTCGACATGCAATTCACAT ATTTGTTGTGAGCGGATGGTTACTTGTCACAGTTACATTCATACTTTGCGGAATATTTGTGATAATTGACAA TGCAATTTCTGATACCTGCCTGGCCATGGGAGATTGGGTTGATCATCCTCACGCAGAAAGTGCTCTTAGTAACATCCTTCCTTGTGTTGACCAGAGAACTACAAACAAGACACTGATCAAAAGCAAGCAAGTTGTCAATAATCTTGCTGATATTGTAAATGGATTTATAGACACCTTTGCTAATCCGGATCCACCTCGTCAAGACAACCCCTATTATTTTAACCAATCGGGGCCCCCGGTGCCACATTTGTGTTATCCATATGATTCCAATCAGCTTCAAGATCGCCGATGTGCACCTCAAGAGGTTTCAATGGCAAATGCTTCTTTG GTTTGGCAGAATTACACCTGCGTGGTGTCAGGATCTGGACTCTGCAGCAGTGTTGGGAGGTTAACTCCTGATATGTATGCCCAATTGGTTGGAACAGTCAACATAAGCTATGGCCTTGCACACTATGCACCGTTAATGCTTAATCTACAAAACTGCGATTTTGTGCGAGCTACATTCCGATCCATCACCACAGATTATTGCTCTCCATTGGAGAACCATCTCCAAACTATAAATGCAGGTCTGGCCATGATCTCCACAGGCGTCTTGCTCAGTCTTGTGCTTTGGATAATATACTCAAATCGCCCCAGGAGGGAGGAAATATTCGGGAGCTTTTCTTTTGGAATTAGAGGTAGATGTGGTAATAAAAGCTGTAAAGACGTCAACAAAGATGATGTTGCATCAAGAACTAGCAACGGAAGGAATGAAGTATAG
- the LOC141674269 gene encoding uncharacterized protein LOC141674269 isoform X3 — translation MVVKMKKIRPFFINHLVLFWVLFLASLSSISAVSSQNDQESGKIVTGDANFGRWRNGILSAGAEAPGPGTEATKSTIVLAEKRTNRPDILSNFRHYRGGWDIANKHYWASVGYTGAAGFILAVIWFAFFSVALVVHHCSGLFIKITSNDTWWSRRICLIMIIVFTVAAIIGCILLLVGQDEFHGEALSTLNYVVSQSDYTVQILRNVTGFLSLAKTVNVAQIVLPSDVKDDIDKLNTDLNTASETLGEKTNENARKIKRVFDGVRSVLITVAAVMLLVSILGLLLSLLGRRHAIHIFVVSGWLLVTVTFILCGIFVIIDKFGRITPAWCQDLDSAAVLGG, via the exons ATGGtggtgaagatgaagaagattaGGCCCTTCTTTATCAATCATTTGGTTCTGTTTTGGGTTCTTTTTTTAGCTTCACTAAGCTCCATTTCAGCAGTTTCTTCGCAAAATGATCAAGAATCAGGCAAGATTGTTACAG GAGATGCTAATTTTGGGAGGTGGAGGAATGGAATCTTAAGTGCAGGTGCAGAGGCCCCGGGGCCAGGGACTGAGGCAACCAAAAGCACTATTGTCTTGGCAGAAAAAAGGACCAATAGGCCCGACATACTTTCTAACTTTAGACATTATCGAGGTGGATGGGACATTGCGAACAAGCATTACTGGGCT TCTGTTGGATATACAGGTGCTGCTGGCTTCATTCTTGCTGTTATATGGTTTGCCTTCTTTAGTGTTGCACTAGTGGTACATCATTGCTCTGGGCTGTTTATAAAAATAACAAGCAATGATACATGGTGGTCACGAAGAATATGCTTGATAATGATCATTGTCTTCACAGTTGCTGCAAT AATCGGATGCATCCTCCTTTTGGTTGGACAGGATGAATTTCATGGTGAAGCACTAAGTACTTTGAATTATGTTGTGAGCCAGTCAGACTACACCGTGCAGATACTAAGAAATGTTACAGGGTTTCTATCACTTGCAAAGACAGTAAATGTAGCCCAGATAGTCCTTCCTTCAGATGTGAAAGATGACATCGATAAATTGAACACAGATCTAAATACAGCATCAGAAACACTCGGGGAGAAAACAAATGAAAATGCACGAAAAATAAAAAGAGTCTTTGATGGCGT GCGATCAGTGTTGATAACTGTTGCTGCTGTGATGCTTCTTGTATCTATTCTGGGTCTGC TACTATCGCTTCTTGGTCGTCGACATGCAATTCACAT ATTTGTTGTGAGCGGATGGTTACTTGTCACAGTTACATTCATACTTTGCGGAATATTTGTGATAATTGACAA GTTTGGCAGAATTACACCTGCGTGGTGTCAGGATCTGGACTCTGCAGCAGTGTTGGGAGGTTAA
- the LOC141714129 gene encoding uncharacterized protein LOC141714129 gives MEYAPDWLVTFLASEPLKDLVTMSAILWGIWYTRNKRIFDDQNVPPAVVRTWCLKQVEEWQQANKRSVSTRAHDDMLDNSDKKWKKLREGQLKVNVDGAVVEGRNFFSVGMALRDHHGQFIAGKTLKIAGGVSVMEAELIGILEALAWAREVSEAPHDRK, from the coding sequence ATGGAGTATGCGCCGGATTGGTTGGTCACGTTTCTTGCATCTGAGCCATTAAAGGACCTTGTTACAATGTCTGCAATTTTATGGGGTATATGGTACACACGTAATAAGCGTATTTTTGATGATCAGAACGTGCCTCCTGCAGTAGTTAGGACCTGGTGTTTGAAACAAGTGGAGGAATGGCAACAAGCTAATAAGAGGTCTGTTAGCACTCGTGCTCATGATGATATGTTGGATAACAGCGACAAGAAATGGAAAAAATTAAGGGAAGGCCAGCTCAAAGTAAATGTTGATGGTGCTGTTGTCGAAGGTCGGAATTTTTTCTCGGTGGGCATGGCTTTAAGAGATCATCATGGTCAATTCATTGCAGGGAAGACGTTGAAGATTGCAGGTGGTGTTTCAGTTATGGAGGCCGAGTTAATTGGCATTTTGGAGGCATTGGCATGGGCTCGAGAAGTGTCAGAGGCTCCTCATGATAGAAAGTGA